The nucleotide sequence CCGCAGTATTTTTCACTCTCATTGAACTACAAATGTGgatcattctctctctctctctctttttttttttattttattattttttattgaaaatctTACAGGTATGACTAAAAGTCATGGGCAATATCTTTCAGTTCCATTACAAAAtctgtcatatatatatatacatatatatatatttagtacAACTAGAAGCAAATCTACTCAATTATGAATCAATGATTGTCTACCAAAGTGTAACTCAAAATTAAACATCCATGTTGCAGATgattaaaatcattttgcttttctctgatgAAGCTGAAGGCCACTTTCACATAGTTAATTGATAATGCTGGGCTGCAAAAATTACAAAGCCTTAATGGTAatttcccttctcccagcctTGTGTCACCCATACATTTCAGTACAAGgatctttctttcagaaataagtaCTTCTGGAGTGAACATCATTCTCTATGTAGTACCTTCTATTCACAGATAAAATCCTACAAACAATTCTGAATGACTCTCAGTAATTGCTGGCAAGTCAAATCATTGTAAGTTAGGTACAAGCAAAAGAGTTTGTAGGAGCATAGTCTAATTTAGAAACTCATCTACAGATTATCTAGAACAAAAGGATCTGAAATAATACTTAAAAACACTACTTTACTTGATTATATGCCTTATTATCTAATAATAAATCATGAAAGATGAAGTATAAATAgtcagaataataaaaaagttctCTTATTCTAAGAAATCCTACTTCAAAACCATACAGTATTTTAAGCAACAGCAGTTGTCTTTCTGTTTTGGCACTCCTGAACCAGTGTAGAAATTATGTGTACTGAGTTAACATCTTTGGGGAAAATACATATGTGCAGAAAGATCTAAAGATGGTTTCTGGAATTAATAGCATTACATTGCTTAacataagaaagaaatttaagaGTCTTTTACTGTGATTCATCATCAGCAAAAGATAATGGGAGGGGGAAAAGCAGGGTGTTTAAAGTCTTTGAAGCATACAGGATATTTGACCTTGAAAATTATATCTTGCATTAAAGACACTCCCAGCTACTCTGTAGTCTTCTTTCAAGAACTGCaatgtacaaatattttatttgaatgtcTCAGACATTGTAGTGGCTCAGAAGAACAACTGTGTGTCCTTGCGGCTGCTCTCAGTTCTGAGAGATGAATGGTGGGCTCAATTGCTTTACTGTAATTTCTCTATTTCCACGCTTCATTTATCTGAGACTGGAGAAAAATCAGCATGTTCTGACAAGTCTAATACCATGAGGCAGTAAAATGGACCTGAATTTAGTGGAGATTAGAGctccaaaataaatataacgctttatgtaaaaataataataaaaaaggataaattCTCCTGTACAAATCAGAagagataataaaaaaataacaaatagatAGCAACATCTTTTCTATACCTACATGGGCATCACAAAACTTTTCAACCTTGAGGATACCACtctgtatttctcattttatgtgGTCTGTAAACTACATCAGTAAGTTGATGACAAACATGGAGTTTCTTAGAACAAATTGTAATATATatctctttatatatatattcataatgTTACCCAGGAATTTACAGAGACTTTCagttaaattaatttgaaaacaaacagggacaaacaaaaaatgatctgggtttttgtttgttttattttctgtacttctgGTTTTGGCTTAGCAAGCTGCATGCAGCATTATAAAGAAAATTTGCTAAAAGGCCTACATTTGCAAATACTATATATTGTCATACTGTACTGAATTATGTTTGTTAATTTGCTTCTTCTTACACTTATATCAAAGACTTTGTGTTCTAGATATAGCAATACTGTAAAGGCATCTACAGAGTGTAATTGACTCATTGAGGTCACAGTGCATAACATACTCTCAAAAGTGAGTTGCCTCTGAAGGTATCTTATGGTTGCTATCTATTTGAACGTGTCtgagcatttcattttattaaaaatgcctCAGATGATCATATGCTATGTGGTCAGTGCAATCCCTAGGACAAGTTTAATGAAGATATGTTCCaacaaggcaaaaagaaaaaaaagaaaaaaaaaaagattcaaaatggAGAACTATTTACAACTTTCTTCTGTCTGTAAGGttaagttttttattttagtatacTTCAGTGCGTTTTCAGAGAAGGGTTCCAAGGCTATGAGTATAAGCAGTCTGGTCCAGTCCCATACATATCCGCAAGCCTTTTAAAGCGAGGGCCCCAGTCACTGAGGTAATCGTAGTTCTGGTCAGAGTTTGAGCTGATCGAATCTAAGGAGCTGAGCGACTCTGCAACTGAGCCATTCCCCTCAAAAGCATATGTCTGCAGGGAGTCATAGGGTGGTGCGCAGGGGTCCACATCAGCTTCTTTTAGTCTCTCCCAGATAAATTCCCTAAAAATTACATTATCTGGGATGCTTTTAAAAGTTGGTCTGCTCAAGAACTGAATCTCAGGTGTCACGTCCCTCCTGGTCTTGGTGTCTCGGATGATGTTGAGATTTCTCAAGGCAGCCATGTCAAAAGCCTCAGTGTCTTCTTCTCCACCACCCTCATCATCATACCTGACAATGTTCTCTCTGATGTCTCTCTCTTCATCAAAAATGAGGGGTTCTTTTTTCCGTCGCCTCATGGTGACAATCAGCAAGACAAGAACTGGAATGCAAAAAGACTGAAGTTTTAGCAATGCTAAAATTTGATCATATTTTCGTAGTGGTCGAAACACTCATTAATTTATATGGTAAAGACACAAGGAGTAGCAGGTAATTTATAGAGTTAGATTTCAAATCTAGCAGGTTataaaatggcttttaaaacaTGAGCTTTTTAGATGTTAAAGAATCTATTTCCAAAGCCATTGTGAATTAATGTTTTCATCTCTAATTCTATATCCTATGCTATCtgttaaatgtaaattttaggACTGTTTCAGTCTGAGTGTTACAATCTCATagctatgaaataaaaataatttattttttaaaaaagagcttTTCCTGAACACTTAATCGCCCAAGCGGTAAAAGCACATTTGCAAAGTAACTGAACAGAATTTAATGACCACAGTTTGGGAAGTCACTGAATTAAAGTATATGGCCAATCTCTgctgggaaacaaacaaacaaacaaaaacaaacaaacaaacaaacaaacaaaaaatcttcctAGATTGGGGAAGACTGAATTGTTAAGCAATGTGTAACATAAGACTGTTTCAGCTCATGGATTAAAAGAATGTATAAGAATGCACTTTCCTTTTAAGTGCAAAGCACTGTACTTCAGACTTATGAATTACTTCTAGTGAGAAATTCTAGGACTGAAATTTGCTGGATCAGCCAGTGCTAGAAAAGGTAATCATTTTAGAACTATAATCCTTAAATTTTCCATCAGGTTGAAAGCTAAAATTAAATGTCAGTGACAGCTAAAAGAACTGAGAGAAACAAACTCAAGACTCatctttttcaaatacagatttGGTAGAGAAACACCATTACTGATACACAAATTATGGAACCAGTAATATGAATATTGCGCCCATATGTGGGACATGATGAAATGTGAGTCATACCC is from Anser cygnoides isolate HZ-2024a breed goose chromosome 2, Taihu_goose_T2T_genome, whole genome shotgun sequence and encodes:
- the LOC106034987 gene encoding cadherin-7 isoform X4, which gives rise to MYLPTSQERSTCIEHNNTATVLTRRNGFRRQEQSVFYLPIFIVDSGSPSLSSTNTLTIRVCDCDADGIAQTCNAEAYILPAGLSTGALIAILACVLTLLVLVLLIVTMRRRKKEPLIFDEERDIRENIVRYDDEGGGEEDTEAFDMAALRNLNIIRDTKTRRDVTPEIQFLSRPTFKSIPDNVIFREFIWERLKEADVDPCAPPYDSLQTYAFEGNGSVAESLSSLDSISSNSDQNYDYLSDWGPRFKRLADMYGTGPDCLYS